From Streptomyces fungicidicus, one genomic window encodes:
- a CDS encoding YggT family protein — protein sequence MSVFAQVIYIALMVFLIVLIFRLVMDYVFQFARSWQPGKAMVVVLEATYTVTDPPLKLLRRFIPPLRLGGVALDLSFFVLMIIVYILISIVGNLAR from the coding sequence ATGAGCGTGTTCGCGCAGGTGATCTACATCGCGCTGATGGTGTTCCTCATCGTGCTGATCTTCCGTTTGGTCATGGATTACGTGTTCCAGTTCGCCCGCTCGTGGCAACCCGGCAAGGCGATGGTGGTCGTCCTGGAGGCCACCTACACTGTCACCGATCCACCGCTGAAGCTTCTGCGGCGGTTCATCCCGCCGCTGCGTCTCGGGGGCGTGGCGCTCGACCTGTCCTTCTTCGTCCTGATGATCATCGTCTACATCCTGATCTCGATCGTGGGCAATCTCGCGAGGTGA
- a CDS encoding cell division protein SepF — translation MAGAMRKMAVYLGLVEDDGYDGRGFDPDDDFEPELDPEPERDHRRHEPPHQSHGSHQSQRDEEVRVAHPPAPREPVARAASLPAESPRPARIAPVASITQERASLEKNAPVIMPKVVSEREPYRITTLHPRTYNEARTIGEHFREGTPVIMNLTEMDDTDAKRLVDFAAGLVFGLHGSIERVTQKVFLLSPANVDVTAEDKARIAEGGFFNQS, via the coding sequence ATGGCCGGCGCGATGCGCAAGATGGCGGTCTACCTCGGCCTCGTGGAGGACGACGGGTACGACGGCCGCGGATTCGACCCAGACGACGACTTCGAACCCGAACTCGACCCGGAGCCCGAGCGGGACCACCGGCGGCACGAGCCGCCGCACCAGTCACATGGATCACATCAGTCCCAAAGGGACGAAGAGGTACGAGTCGCACATCCTCCCGCGCCGCGCGAGCCGGTCGCCCGAGCCGCTTCGCTCCCCGCGGAATCGCCGCGCCCGGCGCGCATCGCGCCCGTGGCATCCATCACACAAGAACGCGCCAGCCTGGAGAAGAACGCACCGGTGATCATGCCCAAGGTCGTGTCGGAACGAGAGCCTTACCGGATCACCACGCTTCACCCCCGGACCTACAACGAGGCCCGTACCATCGGGGAACACTTCCGTGAGGGCACTCCGGTGATCATGAATCTGACCGAGATGGACGACACGGACGCGAAGCGACTTGTCGACTTTGCGGCCGGTCTGGTGTTCGGTCTCCACGGCAGCATCGAGCGGGTGACGCAGAAGGTGTTCCTGCTGTCTCCTGCTAACGTCGATGTCACGGCGGAGGACAAGGCCCGCATCGCAGAGGGCGGGTTCTTCAACCAGAGCTGA
- a CDS encoding YggS family pyridoxal phosphate-dependent enzyme — protein MTDRKDELAANLARVEERIAAACAAAGRAREEVTLVVVTKTYPADDVRALAELGVRHVAENRDQDAAPKAAACADLPLTWHFVGQLQTNKVRSVVGYADFVQSVDRSRLVTALSKEAVRAGREIGCLIQVALDAGEGGRGERGGVAPGGVAELAGLIARSEGLRLGGLMTVAPLTGEYAGREQAAFGRLMDLSTDLRRTHPTANMVSAGMSADLEQAVAAGATHVRVGSAVLGVRPRLG, from the coding sequence ATGACGGACCGTAAGGACGAACTCGCCGCGAACCTGGCGAGAGTGGAGGAGCGGATCGCCGCCGCGTGCGCCGCCGCAGGACGCGCGCGCGAGGAGGTCACCCTCGTCGTGGTCACCAAGACCTACCCCGCGGACGACGTGCGCGCCCTGGCGGAACTCGGGGTGCGCCATGTCGCCGAGAACCGCGACCAGGACGCCGCCCCCAAGGCCGCCGCCTGCGCGGATCTGCCGCTCACCTGGCACTTCGTCGGTCAACTTCAGACCAACAAGGTCCGTTCGGTGGTCGGTTACGCCGACTTCGTGCAGTCCGTCGACCGTTCCCGGCTGGTGACGGCCCTCTCCAAGGAGGCCGTGCGGGCCGGCCGCGAGATCGGCTGTCTGATCCAGGTGGCGCTCGACGCCGGCGAGGGCGGCAGGGGCGAGCGCGGAGGCGTGGCGCCCGGCGGCGTCGCGGAGTTGGCCGGGCTGATCGCGCGCTCCGAGGGGCTGCGGCTCGGCGGGCTGATGACCGTAGCCCCGCTGACCGGCGAGTACGCGGGGCGCGAACAGGCGGCGTTCGGGCGGTTGATGGATTTGTCGACCGACCTGCGCCGGACCCATCCGACTGCGAACATGGTCTCGGCAGGCATGAGTGCGGACCTCGAACAGGCCGTGGCCGCCGGAGCGACACATGTGCGCGTCGGCAGTGCGGTACTCGGAGTCCGCCCCAGGCTCGGGTAA
- the pgeF gene encoding peptidoglycan editing factor PgeF, with the protein MIGQRESVSGAHFAFTDRWGGVSAAPYAELNLGGAVGDEPGAVRANRELAATSLGVDPARVVWMNQVHGADAVVVDEPWGGNPVPEVDAIVTARRGLALAVLTADCVPVLLADPVAGVVAAAHAGRPGLVAGVVPAAVRAMTGLGADPARIVARTGPAVCGRCYEVPETMRAEVAAVEPAAHAETGWGTPSVDVGAGVRAQLERLGVRDRQQSPVCTLESADHFSYRRDRTTGRLAGYVWLD; encoded by the coding sequence GTGATAGGACAGCGCGAGAGCGTGAGCGGCGCGCACTTCGCCTTCACCGACCGGTGGGGCGGGGTGAGCGCCGCTCCTTATGCGGAGCTCAACCTCGGCGGAGCCGTCGGCGACGAGCCAGGCGCCGTACGCGCCAACCGCGAACTCGCCGCCACGTCACTCGGCGTGGACCCGGCCCGGGTGGTCTGGATGAACCAGGTGCACGGGGCCGACGCGGTCGTCGTCGACGAACCCTGGGGCGGGAACCCGGTCCCCGAGGTGGACGCGATCGTCACCGCGCGGCGCGGGCTCGCCCTCGCCGTGCTCACCGCCGACTGCGTGCCGGTGCTGCTCGCCGACCCCGTCGCCGGGGTCGTCGCCGCGGCCCACGCGGGCCGGCCCGGGCTGGTGGCCGGGGTGGTCCCGGCCGCCGTACGGGCCATGACCGGGCTCGGCGCCGACCCGGCCAGGATCGTCGCCCGTACCGGGCCCGCCGTCTGCGGCCGTTGCTACGAGGTGCCGGAGACGATGCGCGCCGAGGTGGCCGCCGTCGAGCCGGCGGCGCACGCCGAGACCGGCTGGGGCACCCCGTCGGTCGACGTGGGCGCGGGCGTGCGGGCGCAGCTGGAACGGCTCGGGGTGCGCGACCGGCAGCAGTCGCCGGTGTGCACGCTGGAGTCGGCGGATCACTTCTCGTACCGCCGCGACCGCACCACCGGGCGGCTCGCGGGCTATGTGTGGCTGGACTGA
- the ftsZ gene encoding cell division protein FtsZ, whose amino-acid sequence MAAPQNYLAVIKVIGVGGGGVNAINRMIEVGLKGVEFIAINTDAQALLMSDADVKLDVGRELTRGLGAGANPAVGRKAAEDHREEIEEVLKGADMVFVTAGEGGGTGTGGAPVVANIARSLGALTIGVVTRPFTFEGRRRANQAEDGIAELREEVDTLIVIPNDRLLSISDRQVSVLDAFKSADQVLLSGVQGITDLITTPGLINLDFADVKSVMSEAGSALMGIGSARGDDRAVAAAEMAISSPLLEASIDGARGVLLSISGGSDLGLFEINEAAQLVSEAAHPEANIIFGAVIDDALGDEVRVTVIAAGFDGGQPPSKRDNVLGSSSAKREEPAPARQPESRPSFGSLGSVTPKEDPEPVAPEPVREIPAPQPPVPPSRTYDSAAEELDVPDFLK is encoded by the coding sequence GTGGCAGCACCGCAGAACTACCTCGCAGTCATCAAAGTCATCGGTGTCGGCGGCGGTGGTGTCAATGCCATCAACCGGATGATCGAGGTCGGTCTCAAGGGCGTCGAGTTCATCGCCATCAACACCGACGCGCAAGCCCTGTTGATGAGCGACGCCGACGTCAAGCTCGACGTCGGCCGGGAACTCACCCGCGGACTCGGCGCCGGAGCCAACCCGGCCGTCGGCCGCAAGGCCGCCGAGGACCACCGCGAGGAGATCGAGGAGGTCCTCAAGGGGGCCGACATGGTCTTCGTCACGGCCGGCGAGGGCGGCGGCACCGGCACCGGCGGCGCGCCCGTGGTGGCCAACATCGCCCGCTCGCTCGGCGCCCTCACCATCGGTGTGGTCACCCGCCCGTTCACCTTCGAGGGCCGGCGCCGCGCCAACCAGGCCGAGGACGGCATCGCCGAGCTCCGCGAAGAGGTCGACACCCTCATCGTGATCCCGAACGACCGGCTGCTGTCCATCTCGGACCGCCAGGTCTCGGTTCTCGACGCCTTCAAGTCGGCGGACCAGGTGCTGCTCTCCGGTGTGCAGGGCATCACCGACCTGATCACCACGCCCGGCCTGATCAACCTGGACTTCGCCGACGTCAAGTCGGTCATGTCCGAGGCCGGTTCGGCCCTCATGGGCATCGGTTCCGCCCGCGGCGACGACCGCGCGGTGGCGGCGGCCGAGATGGCCATCTCCTCGCCGCTGCTCGAAGCCTCCATCGACGGCGCCCGCGGCGTGCTGCTCTCCATCTCCGGCGGTTCCGACCTCGGTCTGTTCGAGATCAACGAGGCCGCACAGCTGGTCAGCGAGGCCGCCCACCCCGAGGCCAACATCATCTTCGGCGCGGTGATCGACGACGCCCTCGGCGACGAGGTGCGGGTCACCGTGATCGCCGCCGGCTTCGACGGCGGCCAGCCGCCCTCCAAGCGGGACAACGTCCTCGGCTCCTCCTCGGCCAAGCGCGAGGAGCCCGCCCCGGCCCGCCAGCCGGAGAGCCGTCCGTCCTTCGGCTCGCTCGGCAGCGTCACGCCGAAGGAGGACCCGGAGCCGGTGGCGCCGGAGCCGGTGCGCGAAATCCCGGCCCCCCAGCCCCCGGTCCCGCCGTCGCGGACCTACGACAGCGCGGCCGAGGAACTGGACGTACCGGACTTCCTGAAGTGA
- a CDS encoding cell division protein FtsQ/DivIB, whose product MAGSTTAERGERKRESSGPPPARRFKRRQLRLIIVLAVALVFLGSGAFWLLYGSDLVRVERVSVSGTGVLTAEQVRRAAEVPLGEQLVSVDTDAIEARLSAALPRIDTVDVVRDWPHEITLKVTERTPVLLVRKGGKFVEVDDDGVRFATVSKAPKGVPALELTVSRTGSAAASLRRFDEDRLTREAVRVAGAIPATVARATRSVKVRSYDDISLELADGRTVAWGSSEKGARKSRTLTALMKAEPGARHFDVSVPTAPASSGS is encoded by the coding sequence ATGGCCGGATCGACCACCGCCGAGCGTGGTGAACGCAAGCGGGAGTCGTCCGGCCCGCCGCCCGCCCGGCGGTTCAAACGACGACAACTTCGTCTGATCATCGTTCTGGCCGTCGCCCTGGTGTTCCTCGGCAGCGGCGCCTTCTGGCTGCTCTACGGGTCGGACCTGGTGCGGGTGGAGCGCGTGTCGGTGTCCGGAACCGGCGTGCTGACCGCCGAACAGGTGCGCCGGGCCGCCGAGGTCCCCCTGGGAGAACAGCTGGTTTCGGTCGACACCGATGCGATCGAGGCGCGGCTTTCCGCCGCCCTGCCCCGCATCGACACGGTCGACGTGGTGCGCGACTGGCCGCACGAGATCACCTTGAAGGTGACGGAACGGACCCCGGTTCTCCTCGTCCGCAAAGGCGGGAAGTTCGTCGAAGTGGACGACGACGGTGTCCGGTTCGCCACGGTCTCCAAGGCGCCGAAAGGCGTGCCCGCTCTTGAATTGACCGTCTCCCGCACCGGCTCCGCGGCGGCGAGTCTGCGCCGCTTCGACGAGGACCGGCTGACGCGTGAGGCGGTGCGGGTGGCCGGCGCGATTCCGGCCACCGTGGCGCGGGCCACCCGCAGCGTCAAGGTCCGTTCCTATGACGACATCTCGCTGGAGTTGGCCGACGGCCGCACGGTCGCCTGGGGAAGCAGTGAGAAGGGCGCCCGGAAGAGCCGTACTCTCACCGCGCTGATGAAAGCGGAGCCCGGCGCGCGACACTTCGACGTCAGCGTTCCCACGGCCCCGGCGTCATCAGGGAGTTGA
- the murG gene encoding undecaprenyldiphospho-muramoylpentapeptide beta-N-acetylglucosaminyltransferase: MHVVLAGGGTAGHIEPALALADALRRQDPTVGITALGTERGLETRLVPERGYELALIPAVPLPRKPTPELITVPGRLRGTIKAAEQILERTKADAVVGFGGYVALPGYLAAKRLGVPIVIHEANARPGLANKIGSRYAAQVAVSTPDSKLRNSRYIGIPLRRSVSTLDRAAVRPEARAAFGLDPNLPTLLVSGGSQGARRLNEVVQQVAPWLQQAGIQILHAVGPKNELPQVHQMPGMPPYIPVSYLDRMDLAYAAADMMLCRAGAMTVAELSAVGLPAAYVPLPIGNGEQRLNAQPVVKAGGGLLVDDAELTPEWVQQNVLPVLADPHRLYEMSRAAAEFGRRDADDLLVGMVYEAIAARTHR, encoded by the coding sequence GTGCATGTCGTACTCGCCGGCGGAGGAACCGCGGGCCACATCGAGCCCGCGCTCGCCCTCGCGGACGCCCTGCGCAGGCAGGATCCGACCGTGGGCATCACGGCCCTGGGGACGGAGCGAGGCCTGGAGACCCGTCTCGTACCCGAGCGCGGGTACGAACTGGCGCTGATCCCCGCCGTGCCGCTGCCACGCAAGCCCACCCCCGAGCTGATCACCGTCCCGGGCCGGCTGCGCGGCACCATCAAGGCGGCCGAGCAGATCCTGGAGCGCACCAAGGCGGACGCCGTGGTCGGCTTCGGCGGCTATGTGGCCCTGCCCGGCTATCTCGCGGCCAAGCGGCTCGGTGTGCCGATCGTGATCCACGAGGCCAACGCCCGGCCCGGACTGGCCAACAAGATCGGCTCCCGGTACGCCGCGCAGGTCGCCGTCTCCACGCCCGACAGCAAGCTGCGCAACTCCCGCTACATCGGCATCCCGCTGCGCCGCTCCGTCTCCACCCTCGACCGGGCCGCCGTACGCCCCGAGGCCCGCGCCGCGTTCGGCCTCGACCCCAACCTGCCCACGCTGCTGGTCTCCGGCGGCTCGCAGGGCGCCCGGCGGCTCAACGAGGTCGTCCAGCAGGTCGCTCCGTGGCTGCAGCAGGCCGGGATCCAGATCCTGCACGCGGTCGGCCCGAAGAACGAACTGCCGCAGGTGCACCAGATGCCGGGGATGCCCCCGTACATCCCGGTAAGTTACCTGGACCGGATGGACCTCGCGTACGCCGCGGCCGACATGATGCTCTGCCGCGCGGGCGCGATGACCGTCGCCGAACTCTCCGCCGTCGGGCTCCCGGCCGCCTACGTCCCGCTGCCCATCGGCAACGGCGAACAGCGGCTCAACGCCCAGCCGGTGGTCAAGGCCGGCGGCGGACTGCTGGTCGACGACGCGGAGCTGACGCCCGAGTGGGTGCAGCAGAACGTGCTGCCCGTGCTCGCCGATCCGCACCGGCTGTACGAGATGTCCCGCGCCGCCGCCGAGTTCGGCCGCCGGGACGCCGACGACCTGCTCGTCGGCATGGTGTACGAGGCGATCGCCGCCCGTACGCACCGCTAG
- the ftsW gene encoding putative lipid II flippase FtsW — MPSSRTGRPPVRRAVRGPAVPGPRDNPVRTLYIRARKAWDRPLTAYYLILGGSLLITVLGLVMVYSASQITALQMSLPGSYFFRKQLLAAAIGGVLLLAASRMPVRLHRALAYPILAGAVFLMALVQVPGIGVAVNGNQNWIALGGSFQIQPSEFGKLALVLWGADLLARKQDRRLLSQWKHMLVPLVPAALMLLGLIMLGGDMGTAIILTAILFGLLWLAGAPTRLFVGVLSVAALIGVFLIRTSPNRMARLACLGATEPQSGPVDCWQAVHGIYALASGGIFGSGLGASVEKWGQLPEAHTDFIFAVTGEELGLAGTLSVLALFAALGYAGIRVAGRTEDPFVRYAAGGVTTWITAQAVINIGAVLGLLPIAGVPLPLFSYGGSALLPTMFAIGLLIAFAREDPAARMALAMRQPRFGKKRNGGSQRPRRWNTMRRRAPVARSSGER, encoded by the coding sequence ATGCCCAGTAGCCGTACCGGCCGCCCGCCCGTGCGGCGGGCCGTGCGCGGTCCCGCCGTGCCCGGGCCCCGCGACAACCCCGTGCGCACCCTGTACATCCGGGCGCGCAAGGCTTGGGACCGGCCGCTGACCGCGTACTACCTGATCCTCGGCGGCAGTCTGCTGATCACCGTGCTCGGTCTGGTGATGGTCTACTCGGCCTCCCAGATCACGGCGCTGCAGATGTCGCTGCCGGGCTCGTACTTCTTCCGCAAACAGTTGCTGGCCGCCGCGATCGGCGGCGTACTGCTGCTGGCGGCCTCCCGGATGCCGGTGAGGCTGCACCGCGCGCTGGCCTACCCGATCCTCGCGGGCGCCGTCTTCCTGATGGCCCTGGTGCAGGTGCCGGGGATAGGGGTGGCGGTCAACGGAAACCAGAACTGGATCGCCCTCGGCGGCTCCTTCCAGATCCAGCCCAGCGAGTTCGGCAAGCTGGCGCTGGTGCTGTGGGGCGCCGATCTGCTCGCCCGCAAACAGGACAGACGGCTGCTCTCCCAGTGGAAGCACATGCTGGTGCCGCTGGTCCCGGCCGCCCTGATGCTGCTCGGCCTGATCATGCTCGGCGGCGACATGGGTACGGCGATCATCCTCACGGCGATCCTGTTCGGCCTGCTGTGGCTCGCGGGGGCGCCCACGCGGCTGTTCGTGGGGGTGCTCTCGGTCGCCGCGCTGATCGGCGTGTTCCTGATCCGCACCAGCCCCAACCGCATGGCCCGGCTCGCCTGCCTCGGCGCCACCGAACCCCAGTCGGGGCCGGTCGACTGCTGGCAGGCCGTGCACGGGATCTACGCCCTCGCCTCCGGCGGCATCTTCGGATCCGGACTCGGGGCGAGTGTGGAGAAATGGGGCCAACTCCCGGAAGCGCACACGGACTTCATCTTCGCCGTCACCGGTGAGGAACTGGGTCTGGCGGGGACGCTGTCGGTGCTCGCCCTGTTCGCGGCTCTAGGCTATGCGGGTATCCGCGTGGCCGGACGCACGGAGGACCCCTTCGTCAGGTATGCCGCGGGAGGCGTGACCACCTGGATCACGGCCCAGGCCGTGATCAACATCGGTGCGGTGCTCGGCTTGCTGCCGATCGCCGGAGTCCCGCTCCCGCTGTTCTCCTACGGGGGATCCGCCCTGCTGCCGACCATGTTCGCCATCGGGCTGCTGATCGCCTTCGCGCGTGAGGACCCCGCTGCACGGATGGCGCTTGCCATGCGGCAACCCCGCTTTGGTAAAAAGCGGAACGGGGGTTCACAGCGGCCCCGGAGATGGAACACGATGCGACGGCGCGCCCCGGTGGCGCGTTCGTCCGGAGAGCGGTGA
- the murD gene encoding UDP-N-acetylmuramoyl-L-alanine--D-glutamate ligase has protein sequence MGSGQVTDWQGKHVTVAGLGVSGVPAARALHGLGAEVTVVNDGDDARAREQAAELEALGVTVRLGDGETLPDGTELIVTAPGWRPDKPLFAAADRAGVPVWGDVELAWRLRGPDAAPWLAVTGTNGKTTTVQMLASILEAAGLRTAAVGNIGVSLLDAVLGEEPYDVLAVELSSYQLHWAPSLRAHSAAVLNLAPDHLDWHGSMEAYARDKGRVYEGNRVACVYNADATGKPSTEDLVREADVEEGCRAVGFTLGAPGPSQLGVVEGILVDRAFVENRQRNAQELAEVSDVNPPAPHNIANALAAAALARAYGVPASAVRDGLRAFTPDAHRIAHVADVDGVTWIDDSKATNTHAAEASLAAYDSIVWIAGGLAKGATFDELVGGAAKRLRGAVLIGRDRALIREALARHAPEVPVVDLDRTDTGAMLQAVQEAQRLARPGDTVLLAPACASMDMFANYNKRGDAFAQAVRELGA, from the coding sequence ATGGGCAGCGGACAAGTGACCGACTGGCAGGGCAAGCACGTCACCGTCGCCGGACTCGGCGTCTCCGGCGTACCGGCGGCCAGGGCGCTGCACGGGCTCGGCGCGGAGGTCACCGTCGTCAACGACGGCGACGACGCGCGGGCGCGCGAGCAGGCCGCCGAACTGGAGGCGCTCGGCGTCACCGTCCGCCTCGGTGACGGCGAAACCCTGCCCGACGGCACCGAGCTGATCGTCACGGCCCCCGGCTGGAGGCCTGACAAGCCGCTGTTCGCCGCGGCGGACCGGGCCGGGGTGCCGGTGTGGGGCGACGTCGAACTCGCCTGGCGGCTGCGCGGCCCCGACGCGGCCCCGTGGCTCGCGGTCACCGGCACCAACGGCAAGACCACGACCGTCCAGATGCTCGCCTCCATCCTGGAGGCGGCCGGACTGCGCACCGCCGCCGTCGGCAACATCGGCGTCTCCCTCCTCGACGCGGTGCTCGGCGAGGAGCCGTACGACGTGCTCGCCGTGGAGCTGTCCAGCTACCAGCTCCACTGGGCGCCGTCCCTGCGCGCCCACTCGGCGGCCGTGCTGAACCTCGCCCCCGACCACCTCGACTGGCACGGCTCCATGGAGGCGTACGCCAGGGACAAGGGCCGCGTCTACGAGGGCAACCGCGTCGCCTGCGTCTACAACGCGGACGCCACCGGCAAGCCCTCCACCGAGGACCTGGTCCGCGAAGCCGACGTGGAGGAGGGCTGCCGCGCCGTGGGCTTCACCCTCGGCGCCCCGGGCCCCTCCCAACTCGGCGTCGTGGAGGGCATCCTGGTCGACCGCGCCTTCGTCGAGAACCGGCAGCGCAACGCCCAGGAGCTCGCCGAGGTCTCGGACGTGAACCCGCCCGCCCCGCACAACATCGCCAACGCCCTTGCCGCGGCGGCCCTCGCGCGGGCCTACGGGGTGCCGGCGAGCGCCGTACGGGACGGCCTGCGGGCCTTCACCCCGGACGCCCATCGCATCGCGCACGTCGCCGACGTGGACGGCGTCACGTGGATCGACGACTCCAAGGCCACCAACACCCACGCCGCGGAAGCCTCGTTGGCCGCCTACGACTCGATCGTGTGGATCGCCGGCGGGCTCGCCAAGGGCGCCACCTTCGACGAGCTGGTCGGCGGCGCGGCGAAGCGGCTGCGCGGCGCCGTGCTGATCGGCCGGGACCGGGCCCTGATCCGCGAAGCCCTCGCGCGACACGCCCCGGAGGTACCCGTCGTCGACCTCGACCGGACCGACACTGGGGCGATGCTCCAGGCAGTCCAGGAGGCCCAGCGGCTGGCACGGCCCGGCGACACGGTGCTGCTGGCCCCGGCCTGCGCCTCGATGGACATGTTCGCCAACTACAACAAGCGCGGTGACGCGTTCGCCCAGGCGGTGCGCGAGCTCGGCGCCTGA
- the mraY gene encoding phospho-N-acetylmuramoyl-pentapeptide-transferase: protein MMNQILFAGVIGLFLTLIGTPLLIKLLARKGYGQYIRDDGPREHASKRGTPTMGGIAFILATLAAYFLSKVITGKPPTFSGLLVLGLMVGMGMVGFLDDYIKIVKRRSLGLRAKAKMAGQLIVGIGFAVLSLQFADSRGQTPASTKLSFITDFGWTIGPVLFVVWALFMILAMSNGVNLTDGLDGLATGASVLVFGAYTFIGVWQFQESCANGDTLTNPGACYEVRDPLDLAVVASALMGSCLGFLWWNTSPAKIFMGDTGSLALGGVLAGLAICSRTELLLAILGGLFVLITMSVVIQVGSFRLTGKRVFRMAPLQHHFELKGWSEVLVVVRFWIIQGICVIVGLGLFYAGWAADK from the coding sequence ATGATGAATCAGATCCTGTTCGCAGGAGTCATTGGTCTCTTCCTCACCCTGATCGGCACTCCGCTGCTGATCAAACTGCTCGCCCGCAAGGGGTACGGGCAGTACATCCGCGACGACGGCCCGCGCGAGCACGCCAGCAAGCGCGGTACGCCGACGATGGGTGGCATCGCCTTCATCCTGGCGACGCTCGCCGCCTACTTCCTGTCCAAGGTCATCACCGGTAAACCCCCGACCTTCTCCGGGCTGTTGGTGCTCGGCCTCATGGTCGGCATGGGCATGGTCGGCTTCCTGGACGACTACATCAAGATCGTCAAGCGGCGTTCGCTGGGTCTGCGGGCCAAGGCGAAGATGGCCGGCCAGCTGATCGTCGGCATCGGCTTCGCGGTGCTGTCGCTCCAGTTCGCGGACTCCCGCGGGCAGACCCCGGCCTCCACGAAGCTGTCGTTCATCACGGACTTCGGCTGGACCATCGGCCCGGTGCTGTTCGTCGTCTGGGCGCTGTTCATGATCCTCGCCATGTCGAACGGCGTGAACCTGACCGACGGTCTGGACGGCCTCGCCACCGGCGCCTCCGTGCTCGTCTTCGGCGCCTACACCTTCATCGGCGTCTGGCAGTTCCAGGAGTCCTGCGCCAACGGCGACACCCTGACCAACCCGGGCGCCTGTTACGAGGTGCGCGACCCGCTGGACCTCGCGGTCGTCGCCTCCGCGCTGATGGGTTCCTGCCTCGGCTTCCTGTGGTGGAACACCTCCCCGGCCAAGATCTTCATGGGCGACACCGGTTCGCTGGCGCTCGGCGGCGTGCTCGCGGGCCTCGCGATCTGCTCCCGCACCGAGCTGCTGCTCGCCATCCTGGGCGGTCTGTTCGTCCTCATCACCATGTCGGTGGTCATCCAGGTCGGCTCCTTCCGGCTCACCGGGAAGCGGGTCTTCCGGATGGCGCCGCTCCAGCATCACTTCGAACTCAAAGGCTGGTCCGAAGTCCTTGTGGTGGTCCGCTTCTGGATCATCCAGGGCATCTGTGTGATCGTCGGACTGGGTCTCTTCTACGCGGGATGGGCAGCGGACAAGTGA